One window of the Janthinobacterium sp. PAMC25594 genome contains the following:
- the cysC gene encoding adenylyl-sulfate kinase, giving the protein MGKLEQIAAAGGGAHHIFPHAGHIDKEQRGLMAGQRAATLWLTGLSGAGKSTLAYALERRLLAQGRLSCVLDGDNMRHHLNGDLGFSPRDRQENIRRGAVVARLMNDAGMMVICAFISPLRSDREMARQIIGGDDFIEAYISTPCALCEERDPKGLYKKARAGLIPAFTGISAPYEAPLAPALTLDTSTLSLEQACERLFQQLCPRFI; this is encoded by the coding sequence GTGGGTAAACTGGAACAGATCGCCGCTGCGGGCGGCGGAGCGCATCACATCTTCCCGCATGCGGGCCATATCGACAAGGAACAACGAGGGCTGATGGCCGGCCAGCGGGCCGCGACGCTGTGGCTGACCGGCCTGAGCGGCGCAGGCAAGTCGACGCTGGCGTACGCGCTGGAAAGGCGGCTGCTGGCGCAGGGCCGCCTGAGCTGCGTGCTCGACGGCGACAATATGCGGCACCACCTGAATGGCGACCTGGGCTTTTCTCCGCGCGACCGCCAGGAAAACATCCGCCGCGGCGCCGTCGTGGCCAGGCTGATGAACGACGCCGGCATGATGGTCATCTGCGCCTTCATCTCGCCGCTGCGCAGCGACCGCGAAATGGCGCGCCAGATCATCGGCGGCGACGACTTTATCGAAGCCTACATCAGCACGCCATGCGCGCTGTGCGAGGAACGCGATCCCAAGGGACTGTACAAAAAAGCGCGGGCCGGACTGATCCCGGCATTTACGGGCATCTCGGCGCCCTACGAAGCACCGCTGGCGCCGGCGCTGACGCTCGATACCAGCACGCTGTCGCTGGAACAGGCTTGCGAACGGCTGTTCCAGCAGCTGTGCCCGCGCTTCATCTGA
- a CDS encoding methyl-accepting chemotaxis protein: MRFLNLTIAKRLGLGFGLVALFLLLVIALGLTSMRQIQDRMDEATKVNDVETRLAQTMDLTVTERALALRNLILLKEEKEIQIEVARIADQEKKYAAAQQKLGAMFGSLGGTSNEEKSLLEQIRTQSELAAPFIQRAAALALDQKQDDAYKLLRYEFRPVQKRWWELLRSLIAVEEKQNNEASIIAEAAYSQARLVMLSIGSLALLTSLLAAVLITRGVTRQLGCEPDEAAAIAGQIASGNLAVPIHTRAGDTHSLLYAMQSMRDSLAQIVQQVHASTETIATAAGQIAMGNLDLSSRTEQQASTLEQTASSMEELTSTVRINTDHARQANGLAESASDVATKGGAVVAQVVDTMAAIDVSARKIVDIIAVIDGIAFQTNILALNAAVEAARAGEQGRGFAVVATEVRNLAQRSAAAAREIKDLIGDSVDKVQAGNRLVEQAGSTMHEVVASVRRVTGIMSEMMSASQEQSAGIEQINMAVTQMDNVTQQNAALVEEAAAAAQAMQEQVNSLNDVVSVFRVGNMAGGREAGLRVVHRPPPPLAARRPPATAKPARPAAAKPSEIEWEQF, from the coding sequence ATGAGATTTCTGAACTTAACCATAGCCAAGCGGCTCGGCCTGGGCTTTGGCCTGGTCGCCCTGTTCCTGTTGCTGGTCATCGCGCTGGGACTGACCAGCATGCGGCAAATCCAGGACCGCATGGATGAAGCAACCAAGGTCAACGACGTCGAAACCAGGCTCGCTCAGACTATGGACTTGACAGTAACCGAGCGGGCGCTGGCGCTGCGCAATCTGATTTTGCTGAAAGAAGAGAAGGAAATCCAGATCGAGGTCGCGCGCATCGCGGACCAGGAAAAAAAATACGCCGCCGCCCAGCAAAAGCTGGGGGCGATGTTCGGCAGCCTGGGGGGCACGTCGAACGAAGAAAAAAGCCTGCTCGAACAGATCCGCACGCAAAGCGAGCTGGCGGCCCCCTTCATCCAGCGGGCCGCCGCGCTGGCGCTGGACCAGAAGCAGGACGACGCCTACAAGCTGCTGCGTTATGAATTCCGCCCCGTGCAAAAGCGCTGGTGGGAATTGCTGCGCTCCTTGATCGCCGTCGAGGAAAAGCAGAACAACGAGGCTTCCATCATCGCCGAGGCCGCCTACAGCCAGGCGCGCCTGGTGATGCTGAGCATCGGCTCGCTGGCGCTGCTCACCAGCCTGCTGGCCGCCGTGCTGATCACGCGCGGCGTGACGCGCCAACTCGGTTGCGAACCCGACGAAGCGGCGGCGATCGCCGGACAGATCGCCAGCGGCAACCTGGCCGTGCCCATCCATACCCGCGCCGGCGACACGCACAGCCTGCTGTACGCCATGCAATCGATGCGCGACAGCCTGGCGCAAATCGTCCAGCAAGTGCACGCCAGCACCGAAACCATCGCCACGGCGGCGGGACAAATCGCCATGGGCAACCTGGACTTGTCTTCGCGCACGGAGCAGCAGGCCAGCACGCTGGAGCAAACCGCTTCGTCCATGGAAGAACTGACCAGCACCGTGCGCATCAACACCGACCATGCGCGCCAGGCCAACGGGCTGGCCGAATCGGCCTCCGATGTCGCCACCAAGGGCGGCGCCGTGGTGGCGCAGGTGGTCGACACCATGGCGGCCATCGATGTCTCGGCGCGCAAGATCGTCGACATCATCGCCGTCATCGACGGCATCGCCTTCCAGACGAACATCCTGGCGCTGAACGCGGCCGTCGAGGCGGCCCGCGCCGGAGAACAGGGGCGCGGCTTTGCCGTGGTGGCCACCGAAGTGCGCAACCTGGCGCAGCGCTCGGCCGCCGCCGCCAGGGAAATCAAGGACTTGATCGGCGACTCGGTCGACAAGGTCCAGGCCGGCAACCGGCTGGTGGAACAGGCCGGATCGACCATGCACGAAGTGGTCGCCAGCGTGCGGCGCGTCACCGGCATCATGTCTGAAATGATGTCCGCCAGCCAGGAGCAATCGGCCGGCATCGAGCAAATCAATATGGCCGTGACGCAAATGGACAATGTGACGCAGCAAAATGCGGCGCTGGTCGAGGAAGCCGCCGCCGCCGCGCAAGCGATGCAGGAACAGGTCAACAGCCTGAACGACGTGGTCAGCGTCTTCCGCGTAGGAAATATGGCAGGCGGCCGCGAGGCGGGACTGCGCGTGGTCCACCGTCCGCCACCGCCGCTGGCGGCGCGGCGCCCGCCCGCCACGGCGAAGCCGGCCCGTCCGGCCGCCGCCAAGCCCAGCGAAATCGAATGGGAACAGTTTTGA